Proteins found in one Sorghum bicolor cultivar BTx623 chromosome 1, Sorghum_bicolor_NCBIv3, whole genome shotgun sequence genomic segment:
- the LOC8081909 gene encoding uncharacterized protein LOC8081909 isoform X2, giving the protein MRCSPLLKQSTNKVKLRHNAESKDFLWVFVMDQDVGALHGDNHAFHIELRRSLVQLVSSQPGEGQSFSAPAIPIVSVNGSCYMIALSKVFRQPNRQHRVIFPDGTTVMLRVEDIRMQGSLAAFSVNKPGELPNRVRFSEQQVSHNQEVYTVNYERMREPSMLVRGRVTHVGQMSFYHDCTPGSFTDLGSPVFNEQRELVGMCYCNHGVIGAINMIRIAEQLSRIKEGTANMSLSQIVQHLEAANQGN; this is encoded by the exons ATGCGCTGTTCTCCCCTCCTGAAGCAAAGCACAAACAAG GTTAAACTGAGGCATAACGCAGAAAGCAAGGATTTCCTTTGGGTTTTTGTCATGGATCAG GATGTTGGTGCTCTTCATGGAGATAACCATGCGTTCCACATTGAGTTACGTAGATCTCTAGTACAACTGGTTTCCTCTCAACCAGGCGAAGGGCAATCTTTTTCTGCCCCTGCCATTCCTATTGTGTCAGTGAATGGCTCTTGCTATATGATAGCACTTAGCAAGGTGTTCCGTCAGCCCAACAGGCAACATAGAGTCATTTTTCCTGATGGAACTACAGTGATGCTTAGAGTAGAAGATATAAGGATGCAAGGATCTCTGGCAGCATTTTCTGTTAATAAACCTGGAGAACTGCCAAATCGAGTAAGATTTAGCGAACAACAGGTTTCACACAATCAGGAAGTTTATACAGTTAATTATGAAAGGATGAGGGAGCCAAGCATGCTTGTTCGTGGCCGTGTAAC ACATGTAGGTCAAATGTCCTTTTACCATGATTGCACTCCCGGTTCATTTACTGATCTTGGATCGCCAGTTTTTAACGAGCAACGTGAGCTTGTTGGCATGTGTTATTGTAACCATGGTGTTATTGGAGCAATAAACATGATCAGAATAGCAGAACAACTTTCAAGAATCAAGGAAGGCACGGCGAACATG TCACTATCTCAGATTGTGCAGCATTTGGAGGCAGCAAACCAAGGAAATTGA
- the LOC8081909 gene encoding uncharacterized protein LOC8081909 isoform X1: MRCSPLLKQSTNKWELSQLHFFSFKLDVSGKADFAFGVFSHLGAQRAIVFQVKLRHNAESKDFLWVFVMDQDVGALHGDNHAFHIELRRSLVQLVSSQPGEGQSFSAPAIPIVSVNGSCYMIALSKVFRQPNRQHRVIFPDGTTVMLRVEDIRMQGSLAAFSVNKPGELPNRVRFSEQQVSHNQEVYTVNYERMREPSMLVRGRVTHVGQMSFYHDCTPGSFTDLGSPVFNEQRELVGMCYCNHGVIGAINMIRIAEQLSRIKEGTANMSLSQIVQHLEAANQGN, encoded by the exons ATGCGCTGTTCTCCCCTCCTGAAGCAAAGCACAAACAAG TGGGAGCTATCACAgctacattttttttcttttaagctGGATGTCAGTGGGAAGGCAGATTTTGCATTTGGAGTCTTTTCGCACTTAGGTGCGCAGCGTGCCATTG TTTTTCAGGTTAAACTGAGGCATAACGCAGAAAGCAAGGATTTCCTTTGGGTTTTTGTCATGGATCAG GATGTTGGTGCTCTTCATGGAGATAACCATGCGTTCCACATTGAGTTACGTAGATCTCTAGTACAACTGGTTTCCTCTCAACCAGGCGAAGGGCAATCTTTTTCTGCCCCTGCCATTCCTATTGTGTCAGTGAATGGCTCTTGCTATATGATAGCACTTAGCAAGGTGTTCCGTCAGCCCAACAGGCAACATAGAGTCATTTTTCCTGATGGAACTACAGTGATGCTTAGAGTAGAAGATATAAGGATGCAAGGATCTCTGGCAGCATTTTCTGTTAATAAACCTGGAGAACTGCCAAATCGAGTAAGATTTAGCGAACAACAGGTTTCACACAATCAGGAAGTTTATACAGTTAATTATGAAAGGATGAGGGAGCCAAGCATGCTTGTTCGTGGCCGTGTAAC ACATGTAGGTCAAATGTCCTTTTACCATGATTGCACTCCCGGTTCATTTACTGATCTTGGATCGCCAGTTTTTAACGAGCAACGTGAGCTTGTTGGCATGTGTTATTGTAACCATGGTGTTATTGGAGCAATAAACATGATCAGAATAGCAGAACAACTTTCAAGAATCAAGGAAGGCACGGCGAACATG TCACTATCTCAGATTGTGCAGCATTTGGAGGCAGCAAACCAAGGAAATTGA
- the LOC110432613 gene encoding nucleolin-like codes for MTLRVKKARLRGEVEICERHREEKRKKNNLERQALEERRAKSRCGREPKEDSPDEDDENDDDDDDDDDDDSEGMAACLDRVLQGLPQPADRRLFVARGGFQGAGSDESKGDPRSSGGRSVDEKVEAPQTEGWTPWPIGLHSVEEEREKKNEEEQRKRREEEKKKEEEEGEQRRLLEQQQQEAGSLETVQELIRGVKARTEEELEHWGPGRIRLQASTSPDEPNIMMDDRKEAEKWEHLEELRLWMEHVVGLMSDIINNVLGQAFFVRISGLSSL; via the exons ATGACGCTGAGAGTGAAAAAGGCGCGCCTCCGCGGAGAAGTAGAAATCTGCGAAAGACACagagaagaaaaaagaaagaagaacaACCTCGAGCGACAAGCACTCGAGGAACGTCGAGCCAAGTCGAGGTGTGGGAGGGAGCCTAAGGAGGACTCCCCTGACGAGGACGATgaaaatgatgatgatgatgatgatgatgatgacgacgattCTGAGGGGATGGCAGCCTGTCTCGACCGGGTTCTACAAGGCCTGCCGCAGCCCGCAGATCGACGTCTCTTCGTCGCGCGCGGGGGCTTCCAAGGGGCCGGAAG TGATGAGTCCAAGGGCGATCCACGGTCGTCGGGCGGCCGCAGTGTGGACGAGAAGGTCGAGGCTCCTCAGACTGAGGGGTGGACGCCATGGCCTATTGGGCTCCATTCCGTTGAGGAAGAGAGGGAGAAGAAGAACGAGGAGGAGCAACGGAAGAGGAGGGaagaggaaaagaagaaagaggaggaagagggggagCAGCGTCGTctgctggagcagcagcagcaagaggC GGGCTCGCTCGAGACGGTGCAAGAACTTATCCGGGGCGTCAAGGCACGCACAGAGGAAGAGCTCGAGCACTGGGGTCCAGGAAGGATCCGCCTTCAAGCCTCCACGTCTCCGGACGAGCCCAATATCATgatggacgatcggaaggaggcggagaagtgggagcacctcGAAGAGCTTCGTCTCTGGATGGAGCACGTCGTGGGCCTCATGTccgacatcatcaacaacgtcCTAGGCCAGGCCTTCTTTGTAAGGATCTCTGGACTCTCGTCACTTTGA